One Rhodospirillales bacterium genomic window, CGTGGAGTCCAGCGGATCGACGGCCGGGTAAATGCCCTGCTCCGCGATCTGCCGCGACAGCACCGTGGTGGCGTCCAGGTGGCTGAACGACGTCGCCGGCGCCGGGTCCGTCAGGTCGTCGGCCGGCACGTAGATCGCCTGCACGCTCGTGATCGAGCCCTTGCGGGTCGACGTGATCCGTTCCTGCAGGCCGCCCATGTCGGTCGCGAGCGTGGGCTGGTAGCCGACCGCGCTGGGAATGCGCCCGAGCAGCGCGGACACCTCGGAACCGGCCTGCGTGAACCGGAAGATGTTGTCGACGAAGAAGAGCACGTCCTGGCCCTCGTCGTCACGGAAGTACTCGGCCAGGGTAAGGCCGGTGAGGCCGACCCGGGCCCGGGCGCCCGGCGGTTCGTTCATCTGGCCGTAGACCAGCGCCACCTTGGAGCCCGTGCCCTCGGGCGTGATGACGCCGGATTCCAGCATCTCGTGATAGAGGTCGTTGCCCTCGCGCGTGCGCTCGCCCACACCGGCAAAGACCGAATAGCCGCCGTGGCCCTTCGCCACGTTGTTGATCAGCTCCATGATGATGACGGTCTTGCCGACGCCGGCGCCGCCGAACAGGCCGACCTTCCCGCCCTTGGCGTAGGGGGCGAGCAGGTCCACGACCTTGATGCCGGTCACCATGATCTCGGTTTCCGTCGACTGCTCGGTAAAGGGCGGAGCCGGGCGGTGGATCGGGTAGACCTTCTCCGTCTTCACCGGCTCGCCCTCGTCGACCGGCTCGCCGACCACGTTCACGATCCGCCCCAGCGTTTCCAGGCCGACCGGGACCAGGATCGGCTCACGCGCGTCGCGCACCGGCAGGCCCCGCACCAGTCCCTCCGTGGCCCCCATGGCCACGGCCCGCACCGAGTGCTCGCCAAGGTGCTGGGCCACCTCGAGGACCAGCCGGCCCTCGTCACGATCGACGTGGAGGGCGTTCAGGATTTCGGGCAGTTCGCCCGGGAAGTGAACATCGACAACCGGCCCCACCACCTGGGTGACGTGGCCGACATTCTCTGTCGTCATGCGTAGTGTCTCCCGAAGCCCGTCCGGCTCCTACAATGCTTCCGAGCCCGAGATGATCTCGATGAGCTCCTTGGTAATGGCCGCCTGGCGTTGCCGGTTGTACGACAGCTCCAGCCGGCCGATCATGTCGCCGGCGTTCCGGGTGGCGTTCTCCATCGCCGTCATGCGCGCGCCTTGCTCGCCGGCGGCGCTCTCGAGGAACGCCCCATGGATCTGAACCGCGAGGTTGCGCGGCAGCAGGTCGGCGAGCAGCTCGTCCTCTCCGGGCTCGAATTCGTGCAGCGCGCCGGCGGCCGGCTCAGCTGCCGGCTCGTCCGATTCCGGAGCCGTCCGCGGAATGATCTGCGTCTCCGTGACGACCTGCGACATCGCCGAGCGGAACCGGTTGTAGTGCATCGTGCAGGTATCGAACCCGTCGTCCGCGAACAGGTCGAGAATTTCCGCCGCGACCGCCTCGGCTTCCGAAAACGGCAGGTCACGGCCCGGCGGCAGCAGCCGGTGCCCCACGATCCGCTGGCCGTGCGTGCGGCGCAGCAGGTCGTAGCCCTTGCGGCCCACGCAGAAGATCTTCGCTT contains:
- the atpD gene encoding F0F1 ATP synthase subunit beta, encoding MTTENVGHVTQVVGPVVDVHFPGELPEILNALHVDRDEGRLVLEVAQHLGEHSVRAVAMGATEGLVRGLPVRDAREPILVPVGLETLGRIVNVVGEPVDEGEPVKTEKVYPIHRPAPPFTEQSTETEIMVTGIKVVDLLAPYAKGGKVGLFGGAGVGKTVIIMELINNVAKGHGGYSVFAGVGERTREGNDLYHEMLESGVITPEGTGSKVALVYGQMNEPPGARARVGLTGLTLAEYFRDDEGQDVLFFVDNIFRFTQAGSEVSALLGRIPSAVGYQPTLATDMGGLQERITSTRKGSITSVQAIYVPADDLTDPAPATSFSHLDATTVLSRQIAEQGIYPAVDPLDSTSRILDPRILGDEHYDTARRVQATLQKYKSLLDIIAILGMDELSEEDRLVVDRARKIQRFLSQPFHVAEVFTGTPGTFVELADTIKGFKGLVDGEYDHLPEAAFYMVGTIEEAVEKAKRMAAEAA
- a CDS encoding F0F1 ATP synthase subunit gamma — encoded protein: MSSLKELRTRISSVRSTRKITQAMKMVAASKLRRAQERAERARPYAARMEAMVARLAGTVAPEDAPPLLAGTGRNQACLLLVITADRGLCGAFNSGVVRAARRKIMALAEDSIEAKIFCVGRKGYDLLRRTHGQRIVGHRLLPPGRDLPFSEAEAVAAEILDLFADDGFDTCTMHYNRFRSAMSQVVTETQIIPRTAPESDEPAAEPAAGALHEFEPGEDELLADLLPRNLAVQIHGAFLESAAGEQGARMTAMENATRNAGDMIGRLELSYNRQRQAAITKELIEIISGSEAL